In one window of Amblyomma americanum isolate KBUSLIRL-KWMA chromosome 9, ASM5285725v1, whole genome shotgun sequence DNA:
- the LOC144104311 gene encoding TNF receptor-associated factor 5-like, whose protein sequence is MDGCIYTLRDHWQITHDLEIKFLRKLRPELVCSTCDAVTPRGFQDEQSHVYCQKCLQVFTDDKNEFTCQVCDWHGSLKYMKTIDDEWKILEKMKSACPNEKSGCHFSGPFKAVLEHYLSCEVKGKAPCSLCGLVLAIKLLPQHMNDWCPGRILECTFCKSDVVASDKRAHEANCGERPATCEHCEQPIETYNQLEKEHYPICPQMPMSCEFEALGCSYRAPRCDMVKHISQSRHDTLFVQAICELRQENEGLKKLMREKQTSLERNYEEKIKHLESTVAQLQDNASNESSLRAASANSLDQMQHQLQGLKKLMREKQTSLERNYEEKIKHLESTVAQLQDNASNESSLRAASANSLDQMQHQLQALETAQQTYSDLVEVCITETQHAMKHPDRERHLNPEEIKQAVNDAMVPYLTMHYQLKAAHECLKSAYDGLVLRLSSPQQGPQQLHPPYVRPQ, encoded by the exons ATGGACGGCTGCATCTACACGCTCAGGGACCACTGGCAAATTACTCACGATTTGGAGATAAAATTTTTGAGAAAGCTCCGCCCGGAGCTCGTTTGCAGCACATGTGATGCCGTCACGCCCCGGGGCTTTCAAGACGAGCAGAGTCACGTCTACTGCCAGAAATGTTTGCAAGTGTTCACAGATGACAAGAACGAATTTACCTGCCAAGTCTGCGATTGGCACGGTTCCCTGAAATAC ATGAAGACCATTGATGACGAATGGAAGATACTGGAGAAGATGAAATCGGCTTGCCCTAATGAAAAGAGTGGCTGCCATTTCAGCGGACCCTTTAAAGCTGTCTTG GAGCACTACTTGTCTTGCGAGGTTAAAGGAAAAGCTCCGTGCTCACTTTGTGGACTGGTATTAGCGATCAAGTTGCTCCCACAGCACATGAACGATTGGTGCCCCGGAAGAATTTTGGAATGCACTTTCTGCAAATCGGACGTCGTGGCCAGCGACAAACGG GCCCATGAGGCAAATTGCGGAGAGCGGCCAGCCACGTGTGAGCATTGCGAACAGCCAATCGAAACGTACAACCAG CTGGAGAAGGAACACTACCCCATCTGCCCGCAAATGCCAATGAGCTGTGAATTTGAAGCCCTGGGCTGCTCATATAGA gcgCCAAGATGTGATATGGTAAAACATATCTCACAGAGCCGGCATGACACCCTTTTTGTCCAAGCTATCTGCGAGCTTCGACAAGAAAATGAG GGTCTTAAAAAGCTTATGCGGGAAAAACAAACAAGTTTGGAGCGAAATTATGAAGAAAAAATCAAGCACCTGGAAAGCACAGTG GCTCAACTTCAAGACAACGCCAGCAATGAATCCAGTCTTCGTGCAGCTTCGGCGAACAGCTTGGATCAAATGCAACACCAGCTGCAG GGTCTTAAAAAGCTTATGCGGGAAAAACAAACAAGTTTGGAGCGAAATTATGAAGAAAAAATCAAGCACCTGGAAAGCACAGTG GCTCAACTTCAAGACAACGCCAGCAATGAATCCAGTCTTCGTGCAGCTTCGGCGAACAGCTTGGATCAAATGCAACACCAGCTGCAG GCTCTCGAGACCGCTCAACAGACATATAGTGATCTGGTTGAGGTGTGCATCACT GAAACACAACACGCCATGAAGCACCCCGACCGCGAGCGGCACCTGAACCCG GAGGAAATCAAGCAAGCAGTCAATGATGCCATGGTGCCGTATCTCACTATGCATTATCAG